In a single window of the Vitis vinifera cultivar Pinot Noir 40024 chromosome 6, ASM3070453v1 genome:
- the LOC100261894 gene encoding uncharacterized protein LOC100261894: MGNAVSPCFKQSSKSSVKLVFWEGTTRILTGKHLAGEIMFEFPDRMVCHADSFFIGRVVPALAIDDELIPAQTYFVLPIDLFACNVLSASSLSAFTSSPKPSPIKFSECPLEYIKGSNGRVMIKVMPEFITKLITTGKEDGCSSPNNSFLCSTPELQKHYEQLVGSKGQVWSPKLETISEYKLRYSPCRFIGLEWREKEEKA; the protein is encoded by the coding sequence ATGGGCAATGCTGTTTCTCCATGTTTCAAACAAAGCTCCAAGTCATCCGTGAAGTTGGTCTTCTGGGAAGGCACCACAAGGATCCTCACCGGAAAGCACCTCGCCGGAGAGATCATGTTCGAGTTCCCGGACAGAATGGTGTGCCATGCAGACTCATTCTTCATCGGCCGGGTGGTTCCAGCTCTAGCCATTGATGATGAGCTCATCCCTGCACAAACCTACTTTGTCCTTCCAATCGATCTCTTTGCATGCAATGTGCTCTCCGCTTCTTCGCTTTCGGCCTTCACCTCGAGCCCTAAACCGTCTCCCATCAAGTTCAGCGAGTGCCCGCTCGAGTACATAAAGGGTTCAAATGGGCGAGTTATGATTAAGGTCATGCCGGAGTTTATAACAAAGCTGATCACTACTGGTAAGGAAGATGGATGTAGCAGCCCTAACAATAGTTTCCTATGCAGCACCCCAGAGTTGCAGAAGCACTATGAACAATTGGTTGGGTCTAAAGGGCAAGTATGGTCACCTAAACTTGAGACAATTTCTGAGTATAAGCTTAGGTATTCACCCTGCAGATTCATAGGGTTGGaatggagagagaaagaggagaaagcctaa
- the LOC100244765 gene encoding pentatricopeptide repeat-containing protein At5g01110: MSTQRSFFQKSTLRTLTRKTSSLHTKTLLSSAPNPNSSYGIPALQTLETSTTLNPSSVEDPNQSTSLSDSFLTEKVLLNLKQGKLNSLRNLLFRLDSVVVVDVLYKCRENLQLGQRFIDSITSNCPNFKHSLQSFSAMIHILVRSRRLPDAQAVILRMVRKSGVSRVEIVESLVLTYGNCGSNPLVFDLLVRTYVQARKLREGCEAFRVLKSKGLCVSINACNSLLGGLVKVGWVDLAWEIYQEVVRSGVQVNVYTLNIMINALCKNQKIENTKSFLSDMEEKGVFPDVVTYNTLINAYCRQGLLEEAFELMDSMSGKGLKPCVFTYNAIINGLCKTGKYLRAKGVLDEMLKIGMSPDTATYNILLVECCRNDNMMDAERIFDEMPSQGVVPDLVSFSALIGLLSKNGCLDQALKYFRDMKNAGLAPDNVIYTILIGGFCRNGVMSEALKVRDEMLEQGCVLDVVTYNTILNGLCKEKMLSEADELFTEMTERGVFPDFYTFTTLINGYSKDGNMNKAVTLFEMMIQRNLKPDVVTYNTLIDGFCKGSEMEKVNELWNDMISRRIYPNHISYGILINGYCNMGCVSEAFRLWDEMVEKGFEATIITCNTIVKGYCRAGNAVKADEFLSNMLLKGIVPDGITYNTLINGFIKEENMDRAFALVNKMENSGLLPDVITYNVILNGFSRQGRMQEAELIMLKMIERGVNPDRSTYTSLINGHVTQNNLKEAFRVHDEMLQRGFVPDDKF, translated from the coding sequence ATGTCAACCCAACggtcattttttcaaaaatcaactCTCAGAACCTTAACCCGTAAAACCTCGTCTCTCCACACTAAAACCCTCCTCTCGTCTGCACCTAACCCTAATTCTAGCTATGGAATTCCAGCACTCCAAACCCTAGAAACTTCCACCACACTAAACCCCTCTTCGGTCGAAGACCCAAATCAATCAACGTCTCTGTCAGATTCGTTTTTAACGGAAAAGGTTCTCTTGAATCTCAAGCAAGGTAAGCTCAATTCTCTGCGTAATTTGCTGTTTCGCTTGGACTCGGTGGTTGTTGTCGATGTCCTATACAAATGCCGTGAAAATTTGCAATTGGGTCAGAGGTTTATTGATTCAATTACATCGAATTGTCCAAATTTTAAGCATTCCCTGCAGTCTTTCAGTGCAATGATTCACATTTTGGTCCGCAGTAGGAGGCTGCCGGACGCGCAGGCTGTGATTCTTAGGATGGTGAGAAAGAGTGGTGTTTCAAGGGTTGAGATTGTTGAATCGTTGGTTTTGACTTATGGCAATTGCGGTTCGAATCCCCTTGTTTTCGATTTGTTGGTCCGGACTTACGTGCAAGCTAGGAAGTTGAGAGAAGGGTGCGAAGCTTTTCGGGTTTTGAAAAGTAAAGGGTTGTGTGTTTCGATTAATGCTTGTAATAGTCTTCTAGGAGGGCTGGTTAAGGTTGGGTGGGTTGACTTGGCATGGGAAATTTATCAGGAAGTTGTTAGAAGTGGGGTACAAGTGAATGTTTATACTCTAAATATTATGATTAACGCATTAtgtaaaaatcaaaaaattgaaaatactaAGTCATTTTTATCAGATATGGAAGAGAAAGGAGTTTTTCCGGATGTTGTGACTTATAATACACTAATTAATGCGTATTGTCGCCAAGGGCTTCTAGAAGAGGCTTTTGAGTTAATGGACTCAATGTCGGGTAAGGGTTTGAAACCTTGTGTCTTCACTTATAATGCTATTATAAATGGTTTATGTAAGACGGGAAAATATTTGAGGGCAAAGGGAGTTTTGGATGAGATGTTGAAGATCGGAATGAGTCCTGATACTGCTACTTATAACATTTTACTTGTTGAGTGTTGTAGAAATGATAATATGATGGATGCTGAAAGGATTTTTGACGAAATGCCGAGTCAAGGAGTAGTTCCTGATTTGGTTAGTTTTAGTGCCCTTATTGGGTTGTTGTCAAAGAATGGTTGTCTTGATCAGGCGTTAAAGTACTTCAGAGATATGAAGAATGCTGGCTTGGCACCAGATAATGTGATTTACACTATTCTTATTGGTGGATTCTGTAGAAATGGGGTTATGTCAGAGGCTTTAAAGGTTCGTGATGAAATGCTCGAGCAGGGTTGCGTTTTAGACGTAGTGACATACAATACTATTTTGAATGGATTGTGCAAAGAGAAAATGCTATCTGAGGCAGATGAGCTTTTTACTGAGATGACTGAAAGAGGTGTCTTTCCTGATTTTTACACTTTCACAACACTTATTAATGGCTACAGTAAGGATGGGAATATGAATAAAGCAGTAACCTTGTTTGAGATGATGATTCAAAGGAATCTAAAACCAGATGTTGTAACATATAACACTTTGATTGATGGGTTTTGCAAGGGCAGTGAGATGGAAAAGGTTAATGAACTATGGAATGATATGATTTCTAGGAGGATCTACCCTAATCATATTTCATATGGTATTTTAATTAATGGGTACTGCAATATGGGCTGTGTATCTGAGGCATTCAGGTTGTGGGATGAGATGgtggaaaaaggttttgagGCTACCATCATCACTTGTAACACTATTGTAAAAGGATATTGTCGGGCAGGGAATGCAGTAAAGGCAGATGAATTCTTGAGCAATATGCTTTTGAAAGGAATTGTTCCTGATGGCATTACATATAACACTCTTATTAATGGATTTATAAAAGAAGAGAACATGGACAGAGCTTTTGCCTTGGttaataaaatggaaaacaGTGGGCTGTTACCTGATGTCATTACATACAATGTCATTTTGAATGGGTTTTCCAGACAAGGTAGAATGCAAGAAGCTGAACTGATAATGTTGAAGATGATCGAAAGAGGTGTAAATCCCGATAGATCCACATACACATCATTAATAAATGGACATGTCACACAGAACAACTTGAAGGAGGCATTTCGAGTTCATGATGAGATGCTGCAAAGGGGCTTTGTGCCAGATGATAAATTCTGA